The following proteins are encoded in a genomic region of Thermococcus henrietii:
- a CDS encoding nucleotidyl transferase AbiEii/AbiGii toxin family protein, which produces MIEEEIKALSSELGVPVSTVEKDYAISWMLYGLWKSKFWRVLAFKGGTCLKKAYFADYRFSEDLDYTLLLEEPDIGDVQAKIAEAVEAANEGPVQFLDFELRPRYGVKLFPGELLGFEVRIPFRLLSRTGNPPKIKMDITLEKYEKILLPLQERPILHGYSDSPRFSVVSVRTYSLEEILAEKIRSLFQRTRPRDLYDIWFLKSIADLRSVTQILRPKFEAKGVEPDINALQGRKPYYERAWESSLGHQLRELPEFSTVWNDVLELVKEVLSNLGSFEE; this is translated from the coding sequence ATGATTGAGGAGGAGATAAAGGCCCTGAGTTCTGAGCTTGGGGTTCCGGTTTCTACTGTTGAGAAGGACTATGCTATAAGCTGGATGCTCTATGGGCTCTGGAAGTCAAAGTTTTGGAGAGTACTGGCATTCAAAGGAGGTACCTGCCTGAAAAAGGCATACTTTGCAGACTACAGATTTTCTGAGGACCTTGACTACACCCTGCTTTTAGAGGAGCCGGATATAGGGGATGTCCAAGCTAAAATAGCTGAAGCCGTTGAAGCGGCCAATGAGGGGCCCGTTCAGTTCCTTGATTTTGAACTGAGGCCAAGATATGGAGTGAAGCTTTTTCCGGGAGAGCTTCTTGGGTTTGAAGTTCGGATTCCGTTTAGACTGCTCAGCAGAACCGGAAATCCTCCGAAGATTAAGATGGACATAACCCTCGAAAAGTACGAGAAGATATTGCTACCCCTCCAAGAAAGGCCGATTCTGCATGGGTATTCAGACAGCCCAAGGTTTTCTGTGGTAAGCGTTAGGACCTATAGCTTGGAGGAAATACTGGCTGAGAAAATCAGGTCTCTGTTCCAGAGGACGAGGCCGAGGGATTTGTATGATATATGGTTTCTAAAAAGCATTGCTGACCTGAGAAGTGTGACACAGATACTCCGTCCCAAGTTTGAGGCTAAGGGGGTTGAACCTGATATAAATGCCCTTCAAGGTAGAAAGCCCTACTATGAAAGGGCCTGGGAGAGCAGTCTGGGTCATCAGTTGAGGGAACTTCCAGAATTTAGTACCGTATGGAACGATGTTCTAGAATTAGTAAAGGAGGTTCTAAGTAATCTGGGCAGTTTCGAGGAGTAA
- a CDS encoding nicotinate phosphoribosyltransferase → MRNFYIAHEEDIKAGKTTDVYFIRTKKILTEKGIHRKVFADVTTTSLPKDWKWGVLAGIEEVAKLLEGLPVNVYAMREGTIFHPYEPVLQIEGYYEEFGVYETALLGMLSQASGIATAALRVKIAANFKPVYSFGIRHMHPAIAPMIDRAAFIGGCDGVSGVLGAEMIGEKPVGTMPHALILTVGDQVKAWKYFDEVVEPEVPRTALVDTLCDEKFEALMAAEALGERLTAVRLDTPGSRRGNFRRIIEEVRWELNLRGYDWVKIFVSGGLNEESIREIVDVADAFGVGSAIASAKPVDFSLDIVEVEGKPITKRGKLSGRKQVYRCENGHYHRVPAEKKLERCPVCGAKVEPLLQPLIENGEIVAELPKAREIREYVLEQAEKFKLSLE, encoded by the coding sequence ATGAGGAACTTCTACATCGCCCACGAGGAGGATATAAAGGCTGGAAAGACGACGGACGTCTACTTCATTCGAACGAAGAAGATACTGACCGAGAAGGGGATTCACAGGAAGGTTTTCGCCGACGTCACCACGACTTCCCTTCCAAAGGATTGGAAGTGGGGTGTTCTTGCAGGAATCGAGGAGGTCGCGAAGCTCCTCGAGGGCCTGCCCGTTAACGTCTACGCGATGAGAGAAGGAACGATATTCCACCCCTACGAGCCTGTTCTCCAGATTGAAGGCTACTACGAGGAGTTCGGAGTCTATGAAACGGCCCTACTCGGAATGCTCAGCCAGGCGAGCGGAATTGCAACTGCCGCCTTGAGGGTCAAGATTGCCGCAAACTTTAAGCCGGTCTACTCCTTCGGAATAAGGCACATGCACCCGGCCATAGCGCCGATGATTGACAGGGCGGCCTTCATAGGCGGCTGCGACGGCGTTAGCGGCGTCCTAGGAGCGGAGATGATAGGGGAGAAACCCGTTGGAACCATGCCCCACGCGTTAATCCTTACAGTCGGCGACCAGGTGAAGGCCTGGAAGTACTTCGACGAGGTCGTCGAGCCCGAAGTACCGAGGACAGCCCTCGTTGATACGCTCTGCGACGAGAAGTTCGAGGCGCTGATGGCGGCCGAGGCTTTAGGCGAGAGATTAACTGCGGTTAGGCTTGACACACCTGGCTCGAGGAGGGGCAACTTCAGGAGGATAATCGAGGAGGTCCGCTGGGAGCTCAACTTAAGGGGCTACGACTGGGTGAAGATTTTCGTGAGCGGTGGGCTGAACGAGGAGAGCATAAGGGAAATCGTTGACGTGGCAGACGCCTTCGGCGTCGGTTCTGCCATAGCGAGCGCAAAGCCGGTAGACTTTTCCCTTGACATCGTTGAGGTTGAGGGGAAGCCGATAACGAAGCGCGGGAAGCTGAGCGGGAGGAAACAGGTCTACCGCTGTGAGAACGGACACTACCACCGCGTTCCGGCAGAGAAAAAGCTCGAACGCTGTCCCGTCTGTGGGGCGAAGGTCGAACCGCTCCTCCAGCCGCTCATCGAGAACGGTGAGATAGTGGCCGAGCTCCCGAAGGCAAGGGAGATAAGGGAGTACGTCCTCGAGCAGGCCGAGAAGTTCAAGCTGAGCCTCGAATGA
- a CDS encoding ferredoxin: protein MAWKVTVDQDTCIGDAICASLCPDVFEMNDEGKAQPVVEVIEDENLYNCAQEAMEACPVSAISIEEA from the coding sequence ATGGCGTGGAAGGTTACCGTCGACCAGGACACCTGCATTGGTGACGCCATCTGTGCTAGCCTCTGCCCGGACGTTTTCGAGATGAACGACGAGGGCAAGGCTCAGCCGGTCGTCGAGGTTATTGAGGACGAGAACCTCTACAACTGCGCTCAGGAGGCCATGGAGGCCTGCCCTGTTAGCGCTATCAGCATTGAGGAGGCCTGA
- a CDS encoding metal-sulfur cluster assembly factor: protein MVTKEEVENVVKSVVDGKFIRSIEVDEKGNVTVTLAKDTPDIDNVLIKLHSELGKLEGVGLITINREREVKEAGDVKITEEMVLEKLKEVIDPEIGIDVVNLGLIYDLKVNPDNTVYVKMTMTTPGCPLTMWILRAVEDKILEIPGVKDAEIELTFDPPWTPDRISPEYKKKLGLY from the coding sequence ATGGTCACGAAGGAAGAGGTTGAGAATGTCGTGAAATCCGTCGTTGACGGGAAGTTCATCCGCTCAATCGAGGTTGACGAGAAGGGCAACGTCACGGTTACCCTTGCAAAGGACACACCCGATATAGACAACGTTCTCATAAAGCTCCACTCCGAGCTCGGAAAGCTCGAGGGGGTCGGCTTGATAACCATCAACCGCGAGAGGGAAGTGAAGGAAGCTGGAGACGTCAAGATAACCGAGGAGATGGTTCTTGAGAAGCTCAAGGAGGTCATAGACCCCGAGATTGGCATTGACGTAGTCAACCTAGGCCTCATCTACGACCTGAAGGTCAATCCCGACAACACTGTTTACGTCAAGATGACGATGACAACCCCCGGCTGTCCGCTGACAATGTGGATTCTCAGGGCCGTTGAGGACAAAATCCTCGAGATTCCCGGCGTTAAAGATGCGGAAATTGAGCTTACCTTCGACCCACCATGGACGCCGGACAGAATCAGCCCGGAGTACAAGAAGAAGCTGGGCCTTTACTGA
- a CDS encoding ATPase, translating to MPLLTQDPVKRYRLRYNLDALERVREAIGESTYSRLRELILFRLEGRDFERTPTDSKVAVAFSAGSDSTATLKILRWAGFDVLPITAKLPQMGEKTLPKVRSENAVLVEVPGYEKAMWELIEKGAPICGRCHSMVMEAVERKAKELGVGILATGDMLSSGLISIYEKNDIVILNFPAFLALDKGEIIEIIGGEYKLSFGCPLLWELFKRAPSTKRLALQRILRETRARALSPEMAVELMRDVLLR from the coding sequence ATGCCCCTCCTCACCCAAGACCCGGTCAAGCGCTATCGCCTCCGCTACAACCTCGATGCACTGGAACGTGTGAGAGAAGCGATAGGTGAGAGCACATATTCCAGGCTGAGGGAGCTAATCCTCTTCCGCCTTGAAGGAAGAGACTTCGAGAGGACTCCCACTGATTCCAAGGTCGCTGTGGCCTTCTCCGCCGGCTCCGACAGCACTGCAACGCTGAAAATCCTGCGCTGGGCGGGCTTTGACGTCCTCCCAATAACCGCGAAACTGCCCCAGATGGGCGAAAAAACCCTCCCAAAGGTTCGCTCCGAGAACGCAGTACTCGTCGAGGTGCCGGGTTATGAGAAGGCGATGTGGGAGCTGATTGAGAAAGGGGCACCAATCTGCGGCCGCTGTCACTCAATGGTTATGGAAGCCGTTGAGAGGAAGGCGAAGGAGCTTGGAGTGGGAATCCTTGCGACGGGCGACATGCTCAGCTCAGGCCTGATTTCGATTTACGAGAAGAACGACATCGTTATCCTTAACTTTCCGGCGTTTCTTGCCCTTGACAAGGGCGAGATTATCGAGATAATCGGTGGAGAATACAAGTTAAGCTTCGGCTGTCCCCTCCTGTGGGAGCTCTTTAAGCGGGCCCCGTCGACGAAGCGTTTAGCCCTCCAGAGGATTCTTAGGGAGACGCGGGCGAGGGCTTTGAGCCCCGAAATGGCCGTCGAGCTGATGAGGGACGTCCTCCTCCGTTAG